A DNA window from Selenomonas sp. oral taxon 126 contains the following coding sequences:
- the eno gene encoding phosphopyruvate hydratase, with protein sequence MRDYLRIAQVIGREIIDSRGNPTVEAEVVLEDGTIGRGASPSGASTGEFEALELRDGDKSKFGGKGVSKAVENVNEKIAPALIGIEASDIYAVDQAMFDVDGTKDKSKLGANAILAVSIAASDAAAKSEDIPLYRFLGGLQANVLPVPMMNILNGGAHATNSVDTQEFMIMPAGAPTFREALRWSTEVFHSLQSLLKKEGKTTAVGDEGGFAPDLDSDEDTIEHILKAIENAGYKPGADFVLAMDAASSEWKDKEKGKGFYHQPKSGKKFTSDDLIKHWESLVDQFPIYSIEDGLDEEDWDGWKAMTAALGHKVQLVGDDLFVTNTERLKKGIELGAGNSILIKLNQIGSVSETLEAIKMAHKAGYTAVTSHRSGETEDTTIADLAVALNTGQIKTGAPSRSERVAKYNQLLRIEEELGGSAIYPGKRAFNFTK encoded by the coding sequence ATGCGTGATTACTTAAGAATCGCTCAGGTTATCGGTCGTGAGATCATCGACTCGCGCGGCAATCCGACCGTTGAGGCGGAGGTTGTGCTCGAGGACGGCACGATCGGCCGTGGTGCGTCCCCGTCGGGCGCGTCCACGGGTGAGTTCGAGGCGCTCGAGCTGCGTGACGGCGACAAGTCGAAGTTCGGCGGCAAGGGTGTCTCCAAGGCTGTTGAGAACGTAAACGAGAAGATTGCGCCCGCCCTCATCGGCATTGAGGCGAGCGACATCTATGCAGTCGATCAGGCGATGTTCGATGTGGATGGCACGAAGGATAAGTCCAAGCTCGGCGCGAATGCGATCCTCGCGGTCTCGATTGCAGCGTCGGATGCAGCAGCAAAGTCCGAGGATATCCCGCTCTATCGCTTCCTCGGCGGTCTGCAGGCGAACGTCCTGCCCGTACCAATGATGAATATCCTGAACGGCGGCGCGCACGCGACGAACTCTGTGGATACGCAGGAGTTCATGATTATGCCCGCAGGTGCTCCGACGTTCCGCGAGGCGTTGCGCTGGTCGACTGAGGTGTTCCACTCCCTCCAGTCCCTTCTCAAGAAGGAAGGCAAGACGACGGCGGTTGGCGACGAGGGCGGCTTTGCGCCTGACCTCGATTCCGATGAGGACACGATCGAGCACATCCTGAAGGCAATCGAGAATGCCGGCTACAAGCCCGGCGCGGACTTCGTCCTTGCGATGGATGCGGCGTCCTCCGAGTGGAAAGATAAGGAAAAGGGCAAGGGATTCTACCATCAGCCGAAGTCCGGCAAGAAGTTCACGTCCGATGACCTCATCAAGCATTGGGAGTCCCTCGTCGATCAGTTCCCGATCTACTCGATCGAGGATGGTCTCGATGAGGAGGACTGGGACGGCTGGAAGGCGATGACGGCGGCACTCGGCCACAAGGTTCAGCTTGTCGGCGATGACCTCTTCGTCACGAATACGGAGCGTCTGAAGAAGGGCATCGAGCTCGGCGCGGGCAACTCCATCCTCATCAAGCTCAACCAGATCGGCTCTGTTTCCGAGACACTTGAGGCAATCAAGATGGCGCACAAGGCGGGCTATACGGCGGTTACGTCGCATCGTTCGGGCGAGACCGAGGACACGACGATTGCCGATCTCGCGGTTGCACTCAACACGGGGCAGATCAAGACGGGTGCACCGTCCCGCTCTGAGCGCGTTGCAAAGTACAACCAGCTCCTCCGCATCGAGGAAGAGCTCGGCGGCAGCGCAATCTATCCGGGCAAGCGCGCGTTCAACTTCACGAAGTAA
- a CDS encoding ZIP family metal transporter, with product MLEIFQGLMIPFIGTALGAACVFFLKGALNRNVQRGLTGFAAGVMVAASIWSLLIPAMEGSAEMGQLAFVPAVVGFWAGTLFLLALDHIIPHLHMNAKKAEGPHSRLSRTTMLCLAVTLHNIPEGMAVGAIYAGWLSGSEGITLGAALALSLGIAIQNFPEGAIISMPLRAAGMGKWRAFGGGVLSGAVEPIGGALTVLATALIVPILPYALAFAAGAMLYVVVEELIPEMSEGAHSDVGVISFAAGFSLMMMLDVALG from the coding sequence ATGCTGGAAATTTTCCAAGGCTTGATGATACCGTTCATCGGAACGGCACTCGGTGCGGCCTGCGTCTTCTTTCTCAAGGGCGCGCTGAACCGCAATGTGCAGCGCGGGCTGACGGGCTTTGCTGCGGGCGTGATGGTCGCGGCGTCGATTTGGAGTCTCCTGATCCCCGCGATGGAGGGCTCTGCGGAGATGGGGCAGCTTGCGTTTGTACCTGCCGTTGTGGGCTTTTGGGCAGGGACACTCTTCCTCCTTGCGCTTGATCACATCATCCCGCATCTGCACATGAATGCAAAGAAAGCGGAGGGACCGCACAGCCGCCTCTCGCGAACGACGATGCTCTGCCTTGCAGTGACACTCCACAACATCCCCGAGGGGATGGCGGTCGGCGCGATCTATGCGGGCTGGCTGAGCGGCAGTGAGGGCATTACGCTCGGCGCGGCGCTCGCGCTCTCACTGGGCATTGCGATTCAGAACTTCCCCGAGGGCGCGATCATCTCCATGCCGCTGCGTGCAGCGGGAATGGGGAAGTGGCGCGCATTCGGCGGCGGTGTCCTCTCGGGGGCGGTCGAGCCGATCGGCGGTGCGCTCACGGTTCTTGCAACGGCGCTCATCGTGCCGATTCTGCCCTACGCGCTCGCGTTTGCCGCAGGCGCAATGCTCTACGTTGTTGTTGAGGAGCTGATTCCGGAGATGAGTGAGGGCGCGCACTCGGATGTGGGTGTCATTTCGTTTGCGGCGGGCTTCTCGCTCATGATGATGCTCGACGTTGCACTCGGATGA